From the Musa acuminata AAA Group cultivar baxijiao chromosome BXJ3-7, Cavendish_Baxijiao_AAA, whole genome shotgun sequence genome, one window contains:
- the LOC135642322 gene encoding sucrose-phosphatase 1-like isoform X1 encodes MDRLDGHAHLMIVSDLDYTMVDHDDQENLSLLRFNALWESDYRHNSLVVFSTGRSPMMYKQLRKEKPLLTPDITIMSVGTEITYGESMVPDDGWEQYLNHKWDRDVVLEETAKFPQLSFQSSTEQRPHKVSFFIQKGYAEEVMKSLSELLVNRGLDVKIIYSGGICLDILPLGAGKGEALAYLHKKFKADGKLPTNTLVCGDSGNDTELFSVPDVYGVVVSNAHEELLKWYAQNSKDNPKIIHATERCAAGIIQAIGHFGIGPNISPRDVVNSGFKIKSFNPGHEIVMFYLLYERWRRAEVENSDLTIHNMISITHPSGILVHPSGVEHSILECIDTLVPCYGDKRGKQFRVWVDRVSSSQISSDSWLVKFDKWELSDEGRHCCLTTVLLNSKPETPKGFALVNVHQTWLDGYAAGDHTTWIF; translated from the exons ATGGATCGTCTTGATGGCCACGCCCATCTCATGATTGTCTCTGATCTTGATTATACAATG GTTGATCATGATGACCAGGAGAATCTTTCGCTGCTTAGATTCAATGCATTATGGGAATCAGACTATCGTCACAATTCATTGGTGGTTTTCTCAACTGGGAGATCACCTATGATGTACAAGCAGCTCAGAAAAGAAAAACCTTTATTGACTCCAGATATAACAATTATGTCTGTGGGTACAGAGATAACCTATGGTGAGTCCATGGTACCCGATGATGGTTGGGAGCAGTATTTGAATCATAAGTGGGATAGAGATGTTGTCCTCGAGGAAACAGCTAAGTTTCCTCAACTATCATTTCAA TCATCAACAGAGCAGAGACCACATAAGGTTAGCTTTTTCATACAGAAGGGTTATGCAGAGGAAGTGATGAAATCCCTTTCTGAACTCTTGGTAAATCGTGGG TTAGATGTGAAAATTATTTATAGCGGTGGCATATGTCTTGATATATTGCCCCTGGGTGCTGGAAAAGGAGAAGCACTTGCATATTTGCACAAGAAGTTTAAGGCAGATGGAAAGCTACCAACCAATACTCTTGTTTGTGGTGACTCTGGAAATGATACCGAGTTGTTCAGTGTCCCAGACGTTTATGGTGTGGTG GTAAGCAATGCCCATGAGGAACTACTGAAGTGGTATGCACAGAATTCTAAAGATAACCCTAAGATCATTCATGCGACTGAAAGGTGTGCTGCTGGTATTATTCAGGCTATAGGGCATTTTGGGATAGGCCCTAATATATCCCCCAGGGATGTCGTAAACTCTGGTTTCAAGATCAAGAGTTTCAACCCTGGACATGAAATTGTCATGTTTTACTTGCTGTATGAGAGATGGCGTCGAGCTGAAGTTGAAAACTCTGATTTGACCATACACAATATGATAAGTATCACT CATCCAAGCGGAATACTTGTTCATCCCTCTGGAGTTGAGCATTCAATTCTAGAGTGCATAGACACACTTGTGCCATGTTATGGTGATAAACGTGGAAAGCAGTTCAGAGTGTGGGTGGATAGAGTTTCTTCTTCTCAGATCAGTTCAGATTCCTGGCTTGTCAAATTTGATAAGTGGGAATTGTCTG ACGAAGGGCGGCATTGTTGCCTGACAACGGTTTTGCTGAACTCTAAG CCTGAGACTCCAAAAGGATTTGCTTTGGTGAATGTTCATCAGACTTGGCTGGATGGCTATGCTGCAGGAGATCATACAACATGGATCTTCTAA
- the LOC135642322 gene encoding sucrose-phosphatase 1-like isoform X2: MDRLDGHAHLMIVSDLDYTMVDHDDQENLSLLRFNALWESDYRHNSLVVFSTGRSPMMYKQLRKEKPLLTPDITIMSVGTEITYGESMVPDDGWEQYLNHKWDRDVVLEETAKFPQLSFQSSTEQRPHKVSFFIQKGYAEEVMKSLSELLVNRGLDVKIIYSGGICLDILPLGAGKGEALAYLHKKFKADGKLPTNTLVCGDSGNDTELFSVPDVYGVVVSNAHEELLKWYAQNSKDNPKIIHATERCAAGIIQAIGHFGIGPNISPRDVVNSGFKIKSFNPGHEIVMFYLLYERWRRAEVENSDLTIHNMISITHPSGILVHPSGVEHSILECIDTLVPCYGDKRGKQFRVWVDRVSSSQISSDSWLVKFDKWELSDEGRHCCLTTVLLNSKFCSLRLQKDLLW; encoded by the exons ATGGATCGTCTTGATGGCCACGCCCATCTCATGATTGTCTCTGATCTTGATTATACAATG GTTGATCATGATGACCAGGAGAATCTTTCGCTGCTTAGATTCAATGCATTATGGGAATCAGACTATCGTCACAATTCATTGGTGGTTTTCTCAACTGGGAGATCACCTATGATGTACAAGCAGCTCAGAAAAGAAAAACCTTTATTGACTCCAGATATAACAATTATGTCTGTGGGTACAGAGATAACCTATGGTGAGTCCATGGTACCCGATGATGGTTGGGAGCAGTATTTGAATCATAAGTGGGATAGAGATGTTGTCCTCGAGGAAACAGCTAAGTTTCCTCAACTATCATTTCAA TCATCAACAGAGCAGAGACCACATAAGGTTAGCTTTTTCATACAGAAGGGTTATGCAGAGGAAGTGATGAAATCCCTTTCTGAACTCTTGGTAAATCGTGGG TTAGATGTGAAAATTATTTATAGCGGTGGCATATGTCTTGATATATTGCCCCTGGGTGCTGGAAAAGGAGAAGCACTTGCATATTTGCACAAGAAGTTTAAGGCAGATGGAAAGCTACCAACCAATACTCTTGTTTGTGGTGACTCTGGAAATGATACCGAGTTGTTCAGTGTCCCAGACGTTTATGGTGTGGTG GTAAGCAATGCCCATGAGGAACTACTGAAGTGGTATGCACAGAATTCTAAAGATAACCCTAAGATCATTCATGCGACTGAAAGGTGTGCTGCTGGTATTATTCAGGCTATAGGGCATTTTGGGATAGGCCCTAATATATCCCCCAGGGATGTCGTAAACTCTGGTTTCAAGATCAAGAGTTTCAACCCTGGACATGAAATTGTCATGTTTTACTTGCTGTATGAGAGATGGCGTCGAGCTGAAGTTGAAAACTCTGATTTGACCATACACAATATGATAAGTATCACT CATCCAAGCGGAATACTTGTTCATCCCTCTGGAGTTGAGCATTCAATTCTAGAGTGCATAGACACACTTGTGCCATGTTATGGTGATAAACGTGGAAAGCAGTTCAGAGTGTGGGTGGATAGAGTTTCTTCTTCTCAGATCAGTTCAGATTCCTGGCTTGTCAAATTTGATAAGTGGGAATTGTCTG ACGAAGGGCGGCATTGTTGCCTGACAACGGTTTTGCTGAACTCTAAG TTTTGCAGCCTGAGACTCCAAAAGGATTTGCTTTGGTGA